A genome region from Buchnera aphidicola (Cinara splendens) includes the following:
- the rplV gene encoding 50S ribosomal protein L22, with protein sequence MNILAKYNQIRSSAQKIRLIANIIRGKKALLALRILSSVNKKSALLIKKLLHSALANAEHNYDIDLKILTISQIFVNSGSSMKRMMPRAKGRADRILKRTSHVTIVLSDIKRCGGL encoded by the coding sequence ATGAATATATTAGCGAAATATAATCAAATTCGTTCTTCTGCTCAAAAAATTCGTCTAATAGCTAATATTATTCGCGGTAAAAAAGCATTATTAGCATTACGAATTTTATCTAGTGTAAACAAAAAATCAGCATTGTTAATAAAAAAATTACTGCATTCAGCTTTGGCTAATGCTGAACATAATTATGATATTGATTTAAAAATATTAACTATTTCACAAATTTTTGTTAATAGTGGTAGTAGTATGAAACGTATGATGCCTAGAGCAAAAGGTAGAGCAGATAGGATTTTAAAAAGAACTAGTCATGTAACAATTGTTTTATCTGATATAAAACGTTGTGGAGGATTATAA
- the rpsS gene encoding 30S ribosomal protein S19 yields the protein MPRSLRKGPFIDGHLLKKVQKSLKEEKKKPVRTWSRRSTIFPNMIGLTISVHNGRQHIPVFITEEMVGHKLGEFSMTRTYRGHIADKKIKKTLK from the coding sequence ATGCCTCGCTCTCTTCGGAAAGGTCCTTTTATTGATGGTCATTTATTAAAAAAAGTTCAGAAGTCTTTAAAAGAAGAAAAAAAAAAACCAGTTCGTACTTGGTCTAGACGTTCTACCATTTTTCCTAATATGATTGGTTTGACTATATCTGTTCATAATGGTCGTCAGCATATTCCAGTATTTATTACAGAAGAAATGGTTGGTCATAAGTTAGGAGAATTTTCTATGACTAGAACTTATAGAGGACATATTGCAGATAAAAAAATTAAAAAAACCTTAAAATAA
- the rplB gene encoding 50S ribosomal protein L2: MTIIKCKPTSPGRRHVIKVNNPGLYKGKPYAPLLQTKVKTGGRNNCGRITTRHIGGGHKRLYRCIDFKRCKDNIKAVVQRIEYDPNRSSNIALILYKDGSRYYILEPKGIQIGDVIESGSSVSIKTGNALPIKNIPIGTVMHNIEVKIGKGGQIARSAGSYAQLISKDDTYSVVRLRSGELRKIHVECRATIGEVGNSEHMLRMLGKAGATRHRGVRPTVRGTAMNPIDHPHGGGEGRNFGKHPVSPWGVNTKGKKTRKNKRTESFIIRHRKK; the protein is encoded by the coding sequence GTGACAATTATAAAGTGTAAGCCAACATCTCCTGGTAGGCGTCATGTAATTAAAGTAAATAATCCTGGTTTGTATAAAGGAAAACCTTACGCACCTCTTTTACAGACTAAAGTTAAAACTGGAGGAAGAAATAATTGCGGTCGTATTACTACTAGACATATAGGTGGAGGACATAAAAGACTATATCGTTGTATTGATTTTAAACGATGTAAGGATAATATTAAAGCGGTTGTTCAAAGAATTGAATATGATCCAAATCGATCGTCTAATATTGCACTTATATTATATAAAGATGGCAGTAGGTACTATATTTTAGAACCTAAAGGTATTCAAATAGGTGATGTAATTGAATCAGGTTCTTCAGTATCAATTAAAACTGGAAATGCTTTACCTATTAAAAATATTCCTATAGGAACGGTAATGCATAATATTGAGGTAAAAATTGGTAAGGGAGGGCAAATAGCCAGATCTGCTGGTAGTTATGCGCAATTAATTTCTAAAGATGATACATATTCTGTTGTTCGTTTACGTTCAGGAGAATTAAGAAAAATACATGTAGAATGTCGAGCTACAATAGGTGAAGTAGGTAATTCAGAACATATGTTACGTATGTTAGGTAAAGCTGGAGCTACTCGTCATCGAGGTGTTCGACCTACAGTACGTGGTACAGCTATGAATCCTATCGATCATCCACATGGTGGTGGTGAAGGAAGGAATTTTGGTAAACATCCAGTTAGTCCGTGGGGTGTAAATACGAAAGGTAAAAAAACTCGTAAAAATAAACGAACTGAATCGTTTATTATACGTCATAGAAAAAAATAA
- the rplW gene encoding 50S ribosomal protein L23 — MILTEKLLKVLLSSHVSEKTSNSMQQHNTVVVKVKKNVTKLEIKLAVEKIFQVRVYKINTLIIKGKKKRQKNKVCKRMDWKKAYVILQSGQNLEFLGHSK; from the coding sequence ATGATTCTTACAGAAAAATTATTAAAAGTGCTATTATCTTCGCATGTTTCTGAGAAAACATCCAATTCTATGCAACAACATAATACCGTAGTAGTTAAAGTAAAAAAAAATGTTACTAAATTAGAAATTAAACTAGCTGTTGAAAAAATTTTTCAGGTTCGAGTATATAAAATTAATACCTTGATTATTAAAGGAAAGAAAAAACGTCAAAAAAATAAAGTATGTAAGCGCATGGATTGGAAAAAAGCTTATGTAATTTTACAATCTGGTCAAAACTTAGAATTTTTAGGACATTCTAAATGA